The following coding sequences lie in one Capsicum annuum cultivar UCD-10X-F1 chromosome 5, UCD10Xv1.1, whole genome shotgun sequence genomic window:
- the LOC107853698 gene encoding probable histone-arginine methyltransferase 1.3 — MEVTGKQKLKENEFVILSISEVSSASSSTSFSKDEPILARFGSGSGVSELRFDQTSDSSANIVFDLRNSQLLRLGPAESLCISEASKDNKERGYSRGISIQFKNDEDSRTFHCAFEQWKTEVVVQGSTLPNGAVSTSTSKFDEKIEASSAKMYFHYYGQLLHQQNMLQDFVRTGTYYAAVIENRADFLGRVVVDVGAGSGILSLFAAQAGAKHVYAVEASEMAEYAKKLIAGNPSLSERITVIKGKVEEVELPVKADILISEPMGTLLVNERMLESYVIARDRFLVPNGKMFPTVGRIHMAPFSDEYLYMEIANKAIFWQQQSYFGVNLTPLQRSAYEGYFSQPVVDAFDPRLLIAPAISHVINFTSIKEEDLYEIEIPLKFTSPVSTRVHGLACWFDVLFNGSTVPRWLTTAPGAPTTHWYQLRCVLSQPLYVMPGQEITGHFRLVAHKAQSYTIYLTLSATVGDMLQTSSGKLDLKEPYYRMSQPQAYSLAQDQQPNQLLQTPDILTQPWVEDGSVPVQQPSPNHDAELHSL; from the exons ATGGAGGTTACTGGAAagcaaaagttgaaggaaaatgAATTTGTGATTTTATCGATTTCGGAGGTTTCGTCTGCTTCATCATCTACTTCGTTTTCTAAAGATGAACCGATTTTAGCTCGGTTCGGTTCGGGTTCTGGAGTTTCGGAGCTCCGATTTGATCAGACGTCGGATTCTAGTGCCAACATTGTGTTCGATCTTCGAAATTCACAG TTACTCAGGCTTGGACCTGCAGAGTCTCTGTGCATATCTGAAGCTTCTAAAGACAATAAGGAG AGAGGCTATTCCAGGGGAATCTCCATTCAATTTAAAAACGATGAGGACAGTAGGACCTTCCATTGTGCATTTGAGCAATGGAAGACAGAAGTGGTCGTTCAAG GGTCTACTCTGCCAAATGGAGCAGTATCAACTTCAACAAgtaaatttgatgaaaaaatagAGGCATCTTCTGCTAAAATGTATTTTCACTACTATGGGCAACTATTGCATCAGCAAAATATGTTGCAGGATTTTGTACGGACAG GAACCTATTATGCTGCTGTAATTGAGAACCGTGCTGATTTTCTTGGTCGTGTAGTGGTTGATGTTGGAGCTGGTAGTGGTATTTTGTCATTATTTGCAGCTCAG GCTGGTGCAAAGCATGTTTATGCCGTAGAGGCATCTGAAATGGCCGAATATGCTAAAAAGCTTATTGCAGGAAATCCATCTCTGAGTGAGAGAATTACT GTAATCAAAGGAAAGGTTGAAGAAGTAGAGTTACCTGTGAAAGCCGATATCTTAATCTCTGAGCCAATGG GTACTTTGTTAGTTAACGAAAGAATGCTGGAGTCTTATGTGATTGCAAGAGACCGGTTTCTAGTGCCAAACGGAAAAATGTTTCCTACAGTGGGAAG AATACACATGGCACCCTTCAGTGATGAATATTTGTATATGGAAATTGCAAATAAG GCTATTTTTTGGCAGCAACAGAGCTATTTTGGGGTTAATTTAACACCCCTGCAAAGATCTGCATATGAAGGATACTTTTCTCAG CCAGTGGTGGATGCTTTTGATCCTAGGTTATTGATAGCTCCTGCAATATCTCATGTGATTAACTTCACTTCAATAAAG GAAGAAGATCTATATGAAATTGAGATCCCGTTGAAATTTACATCTCCTGTTAGCACTAGAGTTCATGGGCTGGCTTGCTGGTTTGATGTACTATTTAATGGAAG CACTGTACCGAGGTGGCTGACCACTGCGCCTGGTGCACCTACAACTCACTGGTATCAGCTTCGGTGTGTATTGTCACAACCACTTTATGTCATGCCAGGACAGGAGATAACTGGCCACTTTCGCCTCGTTGCCCATAAGGCACAAAGTTATACCATTTACCTAACATTGTCAG CTACGGTTGGAGATATGCTCCAGACGTCCTCTGGAAAACTTGATCTGAAGGAACCATATTACCGGATGTCCCAGCCACAAGCATATTCATTGGCACAAGATCAACAACCTAATCAGCTATTACAAACACCG GACATACTAACACAACCCTGGGTTGAAGATGGCTCAGTCCCGGTCCAACAACCTTCTCCAAATCATGACGCAGAGCTACATTCCCTCTGA
- the LOC107853697 gene encoding uncharacterized protein LOC107853697: MGLFRNTKTKRTKTMARRFSTFALKLKVHCKYCARELEKELQSIKGVRSVTIDEELGKVVISGKIDPAKLLRKFRKDGRDAEFWGEQEEPHKDTNALSEVTDPLNDPDIKAQLEKCTDNSSVKSVEVTKSVKVTYEGDSRNGPSEKIVEINNTTKNVKKPHDHYDHSHCGGGELCGASSSCCGGHPAISHNPNHGCCQCGNTTSLGPCCAHGRNSCYYHSQYGNNTSCGLCCAHRRNSCYNHYSQYGNTGYGSYYANSISPSAPPLPSDYYRAPPPSAVPDDYYQAPSSPQSSRYYYQAPPSLGIPHPYYSFLNEKVNGCIII, from the exons ATGG GATTATTTCgaaacacaaaaacaaaaagaactaAAACAATGGCACGCCGCTTCAGCACCTTTGCTCTTAAGCTAAAAGTACACTGCAAGTACTGTGCAAGAGAACTTGAAAAAGAGCTGCAAAGTATCAAGGGGGTTCGTTCGGTGACGATTGATGAAGAACTTGGAAAAGTAGTCATCTCAGGCAAAATAGACCCAGCAAAACTCCTACGCAAGTTTAGAAAGGATGGAAGAGATGCAGAATTCTGGGGTGAACAAGAAGAACCTCATAAAGATACTAACGCGCTATCAGAAGTGACTGATCCGCTGAATGATCCTGACATTAAGGCACAACTGGAGAAATGTACTGATAACTCCAGTGTTAAAAGTGTGGAGGTGACCAAAAGTGTTAAGGTGACCTATGAAGGGGATTCTAGAAATGGCCCTAGTGAAAAAATTGTGGAGATCAACAACACCACTAAGAATGTGAAGAAACCTCATGATCATTATGATCATTCCCATTGTGGTGGTGGTGAACTTTGTGGTGCTTCTTCATCATGCTGTGGTGGTCACCCTGCTATAAGTCATAATCCTAATCATGGATGTTGCCAATGTGGCAACACTACTAGTCTTGGTCCTTGTTGTGCACATGGAAGAAACTCATGTTACTACCATAGCCAATATGGTAATAACACTAGCTGTGGTCTTTGCTGTGCCCATAGAAGAAACTCGTGTTATAATCACTATAGTCAATATGGTAATACTGGTTATGGTTCTTATTATGCAAATAGCATTTCCCCATCAGCCCCACCTTTACCAAGTGACTATTACCGGGCGCCACCACCCTCGGCGGTGCCAGATGATTATTATCAAGCACCATCATCACCACAATCCTCGAGGTATTATTATCAGGCACCACCATCCTTGGGAATACCTCACCCATATTACAGCTTCTTAAATGAGAAGGTGAATGGCTGCATAATAATATGA